In Arsenophonus sp. aPb, one DNA window encodes the following:
- a CDS encoding type II toxin-antitoxin system YafO family toxin, which produces MCIEFGDIPIPPYHIQLKHPSHSDTIGRDKPMDRPRSARYEELHHIHFWQEGCVWEDDDGYQVQWNSTSDAFIIYSYFIDKDGDHHFYIIDILLDNAHNIIENNEQILKWVTIAKEFRLKNI; this is translated from the coding sequence ATGTGCATTGAATTCGGCGATATACCTATTCCCCCTTATCATATTCAATTAAAGCATCCTTCACATAGTGATACTATAGGTAGAGATAAACCTATGGATAGACCTCGCAGCGCCAGATATGAAGAGCTTCATCATATACATTTTTGGCAGGAAGGATGTGTATGGGAAGATGATGATGGATACCAAGTACAATGGAACAGTACCAGCGACGCATTTATTATTTATTCTTATTTTATCGATAAAGATGGTGACCATCACTTTTACATAATCGATATACTCCTTGATAATGCTCATAATATTATAGAAAATAACGAACAAATTCTAAAATGGGTTACTATCGCCAAAGAATTTCGGCTTAAAAATATCTGA